One part of the Athene noctua chromosome Z, bAthNoc1.hap1.1, whole genome shotgun sequence genome encodes these proteins:
- the SIGLEC15 gene encoding sialic acid-binding Ig-like lectin 15 — MREFSLFLLCLLRISKKGVQSNGWSVHVPSDVTGELGKMAILPCTFTHPYKTFDRTLTAIWRIKEPYNGTVVFKCISQSASELCKTAISYKNKYKLLGNPRHKDLSIRIDNLTWSDSERYFCRVELSGDIHDKYESRNGIKLHLIAAPRIINITVSSNGDRTFQARCTAEGEPAPALTWTGPPYSNLTSITSMNHRVTKELRYLTHDGKYTCTAVNSHGRAEGAVYFYKFKASNTSFFLILIFVPLGIKVLILLVILSFTVFSRGGPSSAPSSLARPQLQDSTYENFDRRHGGSQTLPTERRASRHS, encoded by the exons ATGAGAGAGTTCAGCTTGTTTCTCCTGTGCCTCCTTCGTATCTCCAAGAAGG GTGTGCAGTCCAACGGCTGGTCCGTTCACGTCCCATCTGATGTTACTGGTGAACTTGGGAAGATGGCTATCCTGCCCTGCACTTTCACACACCCCTACAAAACATTTGACCGGACCCTCACTGCCATTTGGAGGATCAAGGAACCTTACAACGGCACGGTAGTTTTCAAGTGCATTAGTCAGAGTGCCAGCGAGCTCTGTAAAACTGCCATCAGCtacaaaaacaaatacaaactgCTTGGCAACCCCCGGCACAAGGACCTTTCCATCAGGATTGACAATCTGACCTGGAGTGACAGTGAGAGATACTTCTGCCGGGTGGAGTTGTCCGGAGATATCCACGACAAGTATGAAAGCAGGAATGGGATAAAGCTGCATTTGATTG CTGCCCCCAGGATCATTAACATCACCGTCAGCTCCAATGGGGATCGCACCTTCCAGGCACGCTGCACCGCCGAGGGGGAGCCAGCACCTGCTCTGACCTGGACCGGACCACCCTACAGCAACCTCACCTCCATCACCAGCATGAACCACCGCGTCACCAAGGAGCTCCGGTACCTGACCCACGACGGAAAATACACCTGTACTGCTGTCAACAGCCACGGGAGAGCAGAGGGGGCTGTGTACTTCTATAAATTCAAAGCATCCAACACCTCTTTCTTCCTGATCCTGATCTTTGTGCCGCTGGGAATTAAAGTGCTCATTTTGCTGGTGATACTGAGCTTCACTGTTTTCTCAAGAGGAG GTCCCTCCTctgccccatccagcctggcccg GCCACAGCTGCAGGACTCCACCTACGAGAACTTTGACCGCAGACACGGCGGCAGCCAGACTTTGCCGACAGAAAGAAGAGCGTCAAGACACAGCTGA